A region from the Aegilops tauschii subsp. strangulata cultivar AL8/78 chromosome 5, Aet v6.0, whole genome shotgun sequence genome encodes:
- the LOC109760864 gene encoding blue copper protein 1a-like, with protein MASKQMLVAMFAAAALAVAFLPGLAVATEHMVGDDKGWTLNFNYTAWADTKQFVVGDTLVFKYNSPAHNLVEVGGPDFLSCTKPANAVVLTTGEDRVTLDKAGRKWFFCAVGQHCQNGMKLKITILETAPPTPQPAPTNPAGKLQARFGEAAAAITAVAMAVLVL; from the exons ATGGCGTCCAAGCAGATGCTCGTCGCCATGTTCGCCGCGGCCGCCCTGGCCGTGGCCTTCCTCCCGGGCCTCGCCGTCGCCACGGAGCACATGGTCGGCGACGATAAGGGCTGGACCCTCAATTTCAACTACACCGCCTGGGCCGACACCAAACAGTTCGTCGTCGGCGACACGCTAG TGTTCAAGTACAACAGCCCCGCCCACAATCTGGTGGAGGTGGGCGGGCCGGACTTCCTCTCGTGCACCAAGCCGGCCAACGCCGTCGTCTTAACCACCGGCGAGGACCGGGTCACCCTCGACAAGGCCGGACGCAAGTGGTTCTTCTGCGCCGTCGGCCAGCACTGCCAGAACGGCATGAAGCTCAAGATCACCATCCTCGAGACCGCCCCGCCGACTCCCCAGCCAGCCCCGACCAACCCTGCTGGCAAGCTGCAGGCGCGCTTCGGTGAGGCAGCGGCCGCGATCACTGCGGTCGCCATGGCCGTGCTCGTGCTCTAG
- the LOC109759382 gene encoding 25.3 kDa vesicle transport protein SEC22-1 has product MVKLTMIARVTDGLPLAEGLDDGRDQKDSDFYKQQAKLLFKNLSKGQHEASRMSIETGSYFFHYIIEGRVCYLTMCDRSYPKKLAFQYLEDLKNEFERVNGSQIETAARPYAFIKFDTYIQKTKKLYLDTRTQRNIAKLNDELYEVHQIMTRNVQEVLGVGEKLDQVSEMSSRLTSDTRIYADKAKDLNRQAFIRKYAPVAIVIGVVIILFWAKNKIW; this is encoded by the exons ATGGTGAAGCTGACAATGATAGCGCGTGTCACTGATGGCCTTCCGCTGGCAGAAGGGCTGGATGACGGGCGTGATCAGAAGGATTCTGATTTCTACAAGCAGCAAGCTAAACTTCTTTTCAAGAACTTGTCAAAGGGGCAACATGAAGCCTCACGGATGTCAATTGAGACCGGATCATACTTTTTCCA TTACATCATTGAAGGCCGAGTATGCTATCTAACAATGTGCGACCGTTCTTATCCAAAGAAACTTGCATTCCAGTACTTGGAAGATCTGAAAAATGAATTCGAGAGGGTCAATGGGAGTCAAATTGAAACTGCTGCAAGGCCTTACGCTTTCATTAAGTTCG ATACATACATACAGAAGACTAAGAAACTGTATTTGGATACCAGAACCCAGAGGAACATTGCGAAATTGAACGATGAGCTCTATGAGGTGCATCAAATCATGACTCGCAATGTTCAAGAAGTTCTTGGTGTCGGTGAAAAGCTAGATC AGGTTAGTGAAATGTCAAGTAGGTTGACATCTGACACGAGAATCTATGCTGATAAGGCAAAGGATCTCAATCGCCAG GCCTTCATTCGGAAGTATGCTCCCGTTGCCATTGTGATTGGGGTTGTAATAATACTGTTCTGGGCCAAGAACAAGATATGGTGA
- the LOC109759392 gene encoding uncharacterized protein — protein sequence MCEGRRPGHATRPPWALAAELRRREAAADARLAAARARLAEALAELERARARAAELQRRLEENYGKRRRLKRVVAATRSRIHDTRALLQDHQDPHPPPQQQQLPAESDPTS from the coding sequence ATGTGCGAGGGGCGGCGCCCCGGGCACGCGACCCGGCCGCCGTGGGCGCTGGCGGCGGAGCTGCGGCGGAGGGAGGCCGCGGCGGACGCGCggctggcggcggcgcgggcgcggctGGCCGAGGCGCTGGCGGAGCTGGAGCGGGCGCGGGCGCGCGCCGCCGAGCTGCAGCGCCGCCTGGAGGAGAACTACGGCAAGCGGCGCCGGCTCAAGCGGGTGGTGGCCGCCACCCGCTCCCGGATCCACGACACCCGCGCGCTCCTCCAGGACCACCAGGACCCACACCCGccgccgcagcagcagcagctccccGCCGAATCCGATCCCACCTCCTAG